A window of the Tenebrio molitor chromosome 1, icTenMoli1.1, whole genome shotgun sequence genome harbors these coding sequences:
- the LOC138136559 gene encoding uncharacterized protein: MDLHYFSLIIYVTTIYNCLSGSGSHVPENPSSLLTKNILNAILQNKGTSQKQIINKLVEANGDQEKIINGINSELRENLLQKHNDLIRIKHEGLKNIVTESVQSSASNSFVGYILKNILDEGLTAHNENLETWAANNSIPVGAFLNSVSDETGDTDDRKKRSVEQLTPRTLDLIGGAIQSVLQFILGPVNNIVKTIISSILNGIYPTVGYLVLTPVRLILEWLIDTLLPCSGCAPLN, encoded by the exons ATGGATCTCCAttatttttcacttataatttATGTTACAACG ATTTATAATTGTTTATCAGGATCGGGCAGCCATGTACCTGAAAATCCATCTTCATTAttaactaaaaatattttaaatgctaTCCTACAAAACAAAGGAACATCTCAAAAACAGATCATAAATAAACTAGTAGAAGCAAATGGTgatcaagaaaaaattattaacggAATTAATTCAGAACTAAgagaaaatttattacaaaaacacAATGATTTAATTAGAATAAAGCATGAAGGTCTGAAAAATATCGTCACGGAATCGGTTCAAAGTTCCGCTTCTAATTCATTTGTCGGATACAtcttgaaaaatattcttgACGAAGGATTGACAGCTCACAACGAAAATTTAGAGACATGGGCTGCTAATAATTCGATACCGGTTGGTGCATTTCTGAATTCCGTCAGCGATGAAACAGGCGACACAGATGACAGAAAGAAAAGATCTGTTGAACAACTCACTCCACGTACCTTGGATTTAATCGGAGGTGCAATCCAAAGTGTACTTCAATTTATACTTGGTCCAGTCAACAATATCGTAAAAACTATTATATCTTCTATTTTAAATGGTATTTATCCGACAGTAGGTTACTTAGTTTTAACACCCGTGAGATTGATATTGGAGTGGTTAATTGATACTTTGCTTCCGTGCTCTGGTTGCGCACCTCTTAATTGA
- the Vps4 gene encoding vacuolar protein sorting-associated protein 4: MATGTTLQKAIELVTKATEEDRNKNYEEALRLYEHGVEYFLHAIKYEAQGDKAKESIRAKCCQYLERAEKIKESLKKGKKKPIKDGESDSKDDKKSDSDSDGDDPEKKKLQNKLEGAIVVEKPHVKWSDVAGLDAAKEALKEAVILPIRFPHLFSGKRVPWKGILLFGPPGTGKSFLAKAVATEANNSTFFSVSSSDLVSKWLGESEKLVRNLFELARQHKPSIIFIDEIDSLCSSRSDNESESARRIKTEFLVQMQGVGHDTEGILVLGATNIPWVLDAAIRRRFEKRIYIPLPEEPARATMFRLHLGNTHTELTEEDVKELGRRTEGYSGADISIVVRDALMQPVRKVQTATHFKKVRGPSPKDPKVIIDDLLTPCSPGDAGAIEMTWMEVEGDKLAEPAVTMNDMLRSLATSKPTVNDEDLTKLEKFKEDFGQEG; this comes from the exons ATGGCAACAGGAACAACTTTACAAAAAGCTATTGAATTAGTGACTAAAGCTACAGAAGAAGATcgcaacaaaaattatgaagaagCGTTGAGACTATACGAACATGGAGTAGAGTATTTTCTTCATGCTATCAAAT aTGAGGCACAAGGAGACAAAGCAAAGGAAAGTATCAGAGCTAAATGTTGTCAATACCTTGAAAGAgctgaaaaaatcaaagaatctTTGAAGAAAGGGAAGAAGAAGCCTATCAAAGATGGTGAATCGGATTCAAA GGATGATAAAAAAAGTGATAGTGATAGTGATGGAGATGACccagaaaagaaaaaacttcaaaataaattggaGGGAGCTATTGTTGTTGAGAAGCCCCACGTAAAATGGTCGGATGTTGCTGGTTTGGATGCAGCTAAGGAAGCCCTTAAAGAAGCTGTCATTCTGCCTATTCGTTTTCCCCACCTTTTTAGTGGAAAAAGAGTTCCCTGGAAAGGAATTCTTTTATTTGGT CCCCCAGGTACTGGAAAGTCATTCTTGGCTAAGGCTGTAGCTACTGAAGCAAACAATTCTACTTTTTTCTCTGTATCTTCATCTGATTTAGTTTCGAAATGGTTGGGTGAATCTGAAAAATTGGTTAGAAACTTATTTGAGTTGGCACGTCAGCATAAGCCgagtattatttttattgatgaaATTGATTCTCTCTGTTCATCTCGATCTGATAATGAATCAGAATCCGCCCGCAGAATTAAAACTGAATTTCTTGTCCAAATGCAAGGTGTGGGTCATGACACTGAAGGTATTCTGGTTTTGGGTGCTACAAATATTCCATGGGTACTTGATGCTGCAATTCGCAGAAGATTTGAAAAGCGCATTTATATTCCATTACCAGAAGAACCAGCAAGAGCGACAATGTTCAGATTGCATTTAGGTAATACACATACAGAGTTGACAGAAGAAGACGTTAAAGAATTGGGCAGAAGAACAGAAGG ATATTCTGGTGCTGACATTAGTATAGTTGTTCGAGATGCTTTAATGCAACCAGTCCGAAAAGTTCAAACTGCCACCCATTTTAAGAAAGTGCGAGGCCCCAGTCCAAAAGACCCTAAAGTCATTATCGATGATCTCCTCACACCTTGTTCTCCAGGAGATGCAGGAGCGATTGAAATGACTTGGATGGAAGTTGAGGGTGATAAACTTGCTGAGCCAGCTGTCACTATG aaTGACATGTTGAGATCATTGGCTACATCGAAACCCACAGTCAATGATGAAGATTTGACTAAACTGGAGAAATTTAAGGAAGATTTTGGCCAAGAAGGCTAA
- the LOC138136407 gene encoding SET and MYND domain-containing protein 4-like, with the protein MGVSLCAIKLKPLNKIIYSMEDVVNIFTILMENLLKNSRFKPSTHFKKFGELKTNLDRMNFVFRDMEKCKTHPPFKKDKKDDTVAIKNRERGNIFFKSANYREALDCYTISILTAESNEILALAYANRSAALSKLDLLKECLTDIDRAFQHGYPDNLKQKLIARQKYCTTQKVVERIYYESTPKFPESEKNSEIKNARNCVKILKNQKYGRYVVATRNIDIGEVLVVEPPYAAIQEHEIYVHCHECFTLCYNLIPCGKCTKALYCSENCKDKALNTYHKYECSILLSLDLIQLDFPKRLALKMVFIGRNEWNKYNTVADETDKMYCSDRFKEMRDLETHTDKRNSQNLYSRTAIACGLFHLIKNHTTILQEDIDEDRLKDVILLMILVCGINTVGINELSPDMMGIYNLNPTATAIYSFFTLFSHSCWPNISRHFHGSSLVLRANNTIKKGEQCFVVYGPSYLSYTKEFRQDFLKEHQFFKCTCRACEENWPVRNLLSTPKDWRRVQFFTMMKLAAADVDAAKREVRQLLVNAKKAEKNLPPGQDYIVKDLLSFCYNIFGNKRRV; encoded by the exons ATGGGTGTTTCCTTGTGCGCGATAAAATTGAAGCcgttaaacaaaataatttatagcATGGAAGATGTTGTTAATATTTTCacgattttaatggaaaatctATTAAAGAATTCACGCTTTAAGCCATCAACACATTTCAAGAAGTTTGGTGAACTGAAAACAAATTTGGATCGAATGAATTTCGTTTTTAGAGACATGGAAAAATGTAAGACTCATCCACCGTTTAAGAAAGATAAAAAAGACGATACAGtagcaataaaaaatagagaaaggggaaatatattttttaaatcggcAAATTACAGAGAAGCTTTAGATTGCTATACAATCAGTATACTAACTGCTGAAAGCAATGAAATTTTGGCACTAGCATACGCTAATAGATCAGCCGCTTTGTCCAAACTGGATTTACTTAAAGAATGTTTGACC GATATTGATCGAGCCTTCCAGCATGGTTATCCTGACAATTTAAAACAGAAATTGATCGCTCGTCAAAAATACTGTACTACACAGAAAGTGGTGGAGCGCATATATTACGAATCCACGCCAAAATTTCCAGAATCTGAGAAAAATtcggaaataaaaaatgctagAAACtgtgtgaaaattttaaaaaaccagAAGTATGGTCGATATGTGGTGGCAACAAGAAACATTGACATTGGAGAAGTTCTGGTAGTAGAGCCACCATACGCCGCGATACAAGAACATGAAATTTATGTTCACTGTCATGAATGTTTCACGCTTTGTTATAATTTGATACCTTGTGGTAAATGCACCAAGGCATTGTATTGCTCTGAGAATTGCAAAGATAAAGCGCTAAACACCTATCATAAATATGAATGTTCTATTCTGCTATCGCTTGATCTAATCCAACTAGATTTTCCGAAACGGTTAGCTCTGAAAATGGTTTTTATCGGTAGAAATGAATGGAATAAATACAACACAGTCGCCGACGAAACAGATAAAATGTATTGCTCAGATCGGTTTAAAGAGATGCGCGATTTAGAAACTCACACGGATAAACGCAATAGTCAGAACTTGTACAGTAGGACTGCGATAGCTTGTGGACTTTTCCATTTGATTAAAAACCACACGACTATTCTTCAAGAGGACATCGATGAAGATCGTTTGAAGGACGTTATTTTGTTAATGATCCTCGTGTGCGGCATAAACACCGTAGGCATTAATGAATTAAGTCCAGATATGATGGGAATCTATAATCTAAATCCTACAGCAACCGCTATATATtcattttttactttgttcAGTCACTCTTGTTGGCCCAATATTTCTCGACATTTTCATGGATCTTCACTGGTTCTTCGAGCCAATAACACCATAAAGAAAGGAGAACAGTGTTTTGTAGTTTATGG aCCAAGTTATTTGTCATATACTAAGGAATTTCGACAAGATTTTCTGAAAGAACaccaattttttaagtgtactTGTCGAGCATGTGAAGAAAACTGGCCAGTCAGGAACTTATTGTCTACACCAAAGGATTGGCGTAGAGTACAATTTTTCACTATGATGAAATTGGCAGCAGCTGATGTAGATGCTGCTAAACGAGAAGTGCGACAATTGTTGGTCAACGCAAAAAaagcagaaaaaaatttaccaccTGGTCAGGATTATATCGTTAAAGATTTACTATCATTttgttacaatatttttggaaataaaagAAGGGTTTAA